GCGTTGTTCCAGTCCAGTGTCTGGGTGAACGGGGTCTGCCAGTGCAGCTCGCGCGCCTGCTCCGCCCAGAATTCCAGCCGGTCGGCGCGCGCCCGGTCGTACAGCGCGGAGTTGGCGACGGCGTTCTCGCTGAACTCGGGCGTCGGGGCGAAGCGGCGGTTCTCGTGCAACAGGTTGTCGATCGCGTTCATGAGGGCTGCGTTATCCTTCTGTCAATTCGTCTTTGAACGTCTCGATCCTATTCGGCCGCCGGTGATGTCGCCGTCGGTCATCCCTTGATCGACCCGCCGTCGCGGCCTAGCGTGAAGGCGAGCGGAGAGCGAGCGGACACTCAAGCGGATCAGAGGCGCACCGTGGACTGGCTGAATGCGAACGACTACGAACTGGCGCGGCAGGTGCTGCAACGCGGTGTCGCCGCGATCTACCTGATCGCTTTCCTGTCGACGGCCGCCCAGTTCCGTGCCCTGCTCGGCGAGCACGGCCTGCTGCCCGTCACCCAGTTGCTGAAGTACCACCGGCGGGGCCCGACCCTGTTCCGCTGGCGATACTCCGACCGGCTGCTGATGGCGGTGACCATCGTGGGCGCAGCGCTCGCCGTGACCGTGGTGGCCGGGCTGCCGCAGCTGGGCCCGCCGTGGCTGCCGCTGATCGTCTTCCTCTCGATGTACGGGCTGTACCTCTCTATCGTCAATGTGGGGCAGACCTTCTACTCGTTCGGCTGGGAAAGCCTGTTGCTGGAGGCCGGGTTCCTGGTGGCGTTCCTCGGATCGGATGCGGTACCACCACCGACCGCGATCCTGATCCTCACCGGCTGGCTGGTGTTCCGGCTCGAGTTCGGCGCCGGCATGATCAAGATGCGCGGAGACCGGGTGTGGCGCGACCTCACCGCGCTCTACTACCACCACGAGACCCAGCCGATGCCGAACCCGGTGAGCCGCTTCGCACACCACCTGCCGAAGCCGGTGCACAAGCTGGAAGTGCTCGGCAACCACTTCGCGCAGCTGGTGGTGCCGTGGCTGCTGTTCTTCCCGCAGCCGGTGCGCAGCGGCGCCGCCGCGATCATCATCTTCACCCAGCTCTGGCTGGTCATCTCCGGCAACTTCGCCTGGCTGAACTGGCTCACCATCGTGCTGGCGTTCGGGGCCGTCAGCGA
This Salinibacterium sp. ZJ450 DNA region includes the following protein-coding sequences:
- a CDS encoding lipase maturation factor family protein, with the translated sequence MDWLNANDYELARQVLQRGVAAIYLIAFLSTAAQFRALLGEHGLLPVTQLLKYHRRGPTLFRWRYSDRLLMAVTIVGAALAVTVVAGLPQLGPPWLPLIVFLSMYGLYLSIVNVGQTFYSFGWESLLLEAGFLVAFLGSDAVPPPTAILILTGWLVFRLEFGAGMIKMRGDRVWRDLTALYYHHETQPMPNPVSRFAHHLPKPVHKLEVLGNHFAQLVVPWLLFFPQPVRSGAAAIIIFTQLWLVISGNFAWLNWLTIVLAFGAVSDSVAHALVPAIPLDWGAATSAPIWWIVIVLAATAFMLVLSYWPARNLVSRRQLMNASFNGWHLVNAYGAFGSITRPRYEVIVEGTDAAEPTDAADWREYQFKGKPGDVMRMPRQFAPYHLRLDWLMWFLPLRGGPERWFVAFLVRLLEADRRTLRLLRVDPFHGRPPHAVRARLFVYHFTTRAQKRATGAWWVREPVDEFVPALSLDGRR